The following coding sequences lie in one Halorhodospira halophila genomic window:
- the ispE gene encoding 4-(cytidine 5'-diphospho)-2-C-methyl-D-erythritol kinase — protein MAEWSVWPAPAKINLFLHVLGRRADGYHELQTAFQLLDYGDRIWLRPRSDGYIVRCSDLPGVAPEDDLTVRAAHALQVATDCGYGADIHVDKRLPAGGGVGGGSSDAATVLVALNHLWRAGLGEEALAGLGLALGADVPVFVRGRSAWGEGVGEHLRPMPAEPGGNRWYLVVDPGASISTAEVFGAPELTRDTSPITIADLRAGAVRNDCEPVVRGRWAAVAEALEWLARHGDARMSGTGSCCFVGFQAEEPAQAALERLPGRWSGFVARAVERSPLHTALAAAAHPG, from the coding sequence ATGGCTGAGTGGAGCGTGTGGCCGGCGCCGGCCAAGATCAACCTCTTCCTTCACGTCCTCGGTCGGCGCGCCGACGGTTACCACGAGCTGCAGACGGCTTTCCAGCTGCTCGACTATGGCGACCGCATCTGGTTGCGCCCGCGCTCCGACGGGTACATCGTGCGTTGCAGCGATCTGCCCGGGGTCGCCCCGGAGGACGACCTGACCGTGCGCGCCGCTCACGCGCTGCAGGTGGCCACCGACTGCGGGTACGGCGCGGATATCCATGTGGACAAACGCCTGCCGGCCGGGGGCGGGGTTGGCGGCGGCTCCTCGGACGCCGCCACGGTGCTCGTAGCCCTCAACCACTTGTGGCGGGCCGGGCTGGGCGAGGAGGCGCTCGCGGGCCTCGGTCTGGCCCTCGGCGCCGATGTGCCGGTGTTCGTCCGTGGGCGCAGTGCCTGGGGGGAAGGCGTGGGCGAGCACCTGCGACCGATGCCCGCCGAGCCGGGGGGCAACCGCTGGTACCTGGTGGTCGATCCGGGGGCGAGCATCTCCACCGCCGAAGTCTTTGGCGCACCGGAATTGACACGCGATACGTCTCCGATCACAATAGCCGACCTTCGCGCCGGCGCCGTTCGCAACGACTGCGAGCCGGTGGTCCGGGGCCGCTGGGCGGCGGTGGCTGAAGCCCTCGAGTGGCTCGCCCGGCACGGCGACGCGCGAATGAGTGGCACCGGCAGCTGCTGTTTCGTCGGCTTCCAGGCCGAAGAGCCAGCGCAAGCTGCCCTAGAGCGCCTGCCCGGGAGGTGGTCCGGGTTCGTCGCTCGGGCCGTGGAACGGTCTCCGCTGCACACTGCGCTGGCGGCGGCGGCTCACCCCGGCTGA
- the ychF gene encoding redox-regulated ATPase YchF, producing MGFNCGIVGLPNVGKSTLFNALTQNDIPAENYPFCTIDPNVGIVAVPDPRLYRLAELVRPERTIPTTMEFVDIAGLVSGASRGEGLGNQFLAHIRETDAVAMVLRCFESEDVHHVEGRVDPRADAETIHTELALADLDTVSRALQRQERAAKSGDKEAVRLRDLLERARQALDEGQPLRTQAFSEEERRQLQGYHLITLKPLMYIANVAEDGFSDNPLLADVQALAESEGARVVPVCAAIEAELAVLDDAERDEFLAEYGLEEPGLNRVIRAGYDLLGLQTFFTAGEKEVRAWTVRRGATAPEAAGRIHTDMQRGFIRAEVVAYDDYIAYNGEQGAKDAGRWRLEGKEYVLNEGDVVHFRFNV from the coding sequence ATGGGATTTAACTGCGGCATCGTCGGGCTTCCCAACGTCGGCAAATCGACGCTGTTCAACGCCCTGACCCAGAACGACATCCCGGCAGAGAACTACCCATTCTGCACCATCGACCCGAATGTCGGCATCGTAGCCGTCCCCGATCCGCGGCTCTACCGGCTGGCGGAGCTGGTGCGCCCCGAGCGCACCATCCCCACCACCATGGAGTTCGTGGACATCGCCGGTCTGGTCTCCGGCGCCTCCCGCGGAGAGGGGCTGGGCAACCAGTTTCTCGCCCATATCCGCGAGACCGACGCCGTAGCCATGGTCCTGCGCTGCTTTGAGAGCGAGGACGTCCACCACGTCGAGGGGCGCGTCGACCCGCGGGCCGACGCCGAGACCATCCACACCGAGCTGGCGCTGGCCGATCTGGACACCGTCTCGCGGGCGCTGCAGCGCCAGGAGCGGGCCGCCAAGAGTGGTGACAAGGAGGCGGTGCGCCTGCGCGATCTACTCGAGCGGGCCCGCCAGGCCCTCGACGAGGGGCAGCCGCTGCGGACCCAGGCATTCAGCGAAGAGGAGCGCCGGCAGCTGCAAGGCTACCACCTGATCACCCTCAAGCCGCTGATGTACATCGCCAACGTGGCTGAGGACGGCTTTAGCGACAATCCGCTGCTGGCCGACGTCCAGGCCCTGGCCGAGAGCGAGGGTGCCCGGGTGGTGCCGGTCTGCGCCGCCATCGAGGCCGAGCTGGCCGTGCTCGATGACGCGGAGCGCGACGAGTTCCTGGCCGAGTACGGGCTCGAGGAGCCGGGGCTCAACCGCGTGATCCGGGCCGGTTACGACCTACTCGGTCTGCAGACCTTCTTTACCGCTGGCGAGAAGGAGGTCCGGGCATGGACCGTGCGCCGCGGCGCCACCGCCCCCGAGGCGGCCGGCCGCATCCACACCGACATGCAGCGCGGCTTCATACGGGCCGAGGTGGTCGCCTACGACGACTACATTGCTTACAACGGCGAGCAGGGTGCCAAGGATGCCGGGCGTTGGCGGCTGGAGGGGAAGGAGTACGTCCTCAACGAGGGAGACGTGGTGCATTTCCGTTTCAACGTCTGA
- the hemA gene encoding glutamyl-tRNA reductase, protein MPLFAIGLNHDSAPVAVRESLAFNAEALGDALQSARSETGADEVAILSTCNRTEIYIRLPHTDPEVVIGWLTRHQRVDLRKVRPHLYVRRSTEAMRHLMRVSAGLDSLVLGEPQILGQVKDAYHKAASAGCLGAVLERLFQHAFSVAKQVRTDTDIGSNPISVAFAAVTMAKQIFDDFPKRTAVLVGAGETIELVARHLAQQGIGQVLVANRNVERAKRLAEAHDGEAMSLNDLPRRLPEADVVVSSTGSSLPILGKGTVERAVRARRHKPMFMLDLAVPRDIEPEAGEMDDVYLYTVDDLRGVVAENMRSRQDAATQAEAIVEQQVRHYLEWRRARDAGEAIRSFRNRAESYARATRAQAARQLSRGEDPFEVIEWLTHTLTRRLVHAPTVGLRAAAASGDRTRIQHALETLAIDQQLVERSSEGDDSQQAGADGGTARGDRRAAGGS, encoded by the coding sequence ATGCCATTATTTGCAATTGGACTCAATCACGATAGTGCGCCAGTAGCAGTCCGTGAGAGCCTGGCGTTCAACGCCGAGGCCCTCGGGGACGCCCTGCAGAGCGCCCGCAGCGAGACCGGTGCCGACGAGGTGGCAATCCTCTCCACCTGCAATCGCACCGAGATCTACATCCGGCTGCCGCATACGGACCCCGAGGTGGTCATTGGCTGGCTGACCCGCCACCAGCGGGTGGATCTGCGCAAGGTCCGGCCCCACCTTTACGTTCGCCGCAGCACCGAGGCCATGCGCCACCTGATGCGGGTCTCGGCGGGGCTCGACTCCCTCGTCCTCGGCGAGCCGCAGATCCTCGGCCAGGTCAAGGACGCCTACCACAAAGCGGCCAGCGCCGGCTGCCTCGGCGCGGTGCTCGAGCGCCTGTTCCAGCACGCCTTCTCGGTAGCGAAGCAGGTGCGCACCGACACCGACATCGGCTCCAACCCGATCTCGGTGGCCTTCGCCGCCGTGACCATGGCCAAGCAGATCTTCGACGACTTCCCCAAGCGCACCGCGGTGCTGGTCGGCGCCGGCGAGACCATCGAGCTGGTCGCCCGCCACCTGGCACAGCAGGGGATTGGCCAGGTGCTCGTCGCCAACCGCAACGTCGAGCGCGCCAAACGACTGGCCGAAGCCCACGACGGCGAGGCCATGAGCCTCAACGACCTGCCGCGCCGTCTCCCCGAGGCCGACGTGGTGGTATCCTCGACAGGCAGCTCATTACCCATCCTCGGCAAGGGCACGGTCGAGCGGGCGGTACGCGCGCGCCGGCACAAGCCAATGTTCATGCTCGACCTGGCGGTACCGCGGGACATCGAGCCCGAGGCCGGCGAAATGGACGACGTCTACCTCTACACGGTGGACGACCTGCGCGGGGTAGTGGCCGAGAACATGCGCTCGCGCCAGGACGCCGCGACCCAGGCCGAGGCCATCGTCGAGCAACAGGTCCGGCACTATCTCGAGTGGCGCCGCGCCCGCGACGCCGGCGAGGCGATCCGTTCGTTCCGCAACCGGGCCGAGAGCTACGCCCGCGCAACCCGAGCGCAGGCGGCGCGGCAGCTCTCCCGCGGCGAGGACCCCTTTGAGGTGATCGAGTGGTTGACCCACACGCTCACCCGGCGGCTGGTCCACGCCCCCACCGTTGGCCTGCGGGCCGCCGCCGCCAGCGGCGACCGCACGCGGATCCAGCACGCACTGGAGACCCTGGCCATCGACCAACAGCTGGTAGAGAGGTCTAGTGAAGGCGACGATTCGCAACAAGCTGGAGCGGATGGCGGAACGGCACGAGGAGATCGGCGCGCAGCTGGCGGATCCTGA
- a CDS encoding tetratricopeptide repeat protein has product MPDPTEFSRGGRCPAFRRLRPGVALAVCALVVGCAGPQPDTDPPAEAPTAALAPEAEPWEPSPRDEAIRHVLAAEIAVRRDRLDQALSHYARAMAVSRDERVAERAVQLSFVLEEEGVAREAAERWRELAPERVEAHQLLGLLALRRGDETAAREELEKTIERWPGTAGQAFLQLGMLLGHGADAEAAARVLAELAEVHADVPEAHRVLAAAAERAGDDDKAVAAAARAFELAPADREAGATLLRVAFQAGHAGALETDDALAHLERVRETQPALTSRTALLEGHLLREAGRPEAALGAYQRGLEADGDDQDLLYGRGLVRAETGDVDGAVEDLRRVLEADPGDAHAQNALGYTLVDAERDLAEARELIERALEQEPDNAAFLDSKGWLLYREGDPEAALDYLRRAFEKEPHGEIGAHLGEVLWELGEREQARQVWRRALDAERGRRVLERTLEDYEVDLDDE; this is encoded by the coding sequence ATGCCCGATCCGACCGAATTCTCCAGGGGCGGCCGCTGTCCGGCGTTTCGCCGCCTGCGGCCTGGTGTCGCGCTGGCCGTCTGCGCCCTGGTCGTCGGGTGTGCCGGCCCCCAGCCCGATACCGATCCCCCCGCTGAAGCGCCGACGGCTGCCCTGGCCCCTGAGGCCGAGCCGTGGGAGCCCTCGCCACGGGATGAGGCCATCCGCCATGTGCTAGCTGCAGAGATCGCGGTGCGCCGGGATCGGCTGGACCAGGCCCTGAGCCACTACGCCCGGGCCATGGCAGTCAGCCGCGACGAGCGCGTGGCCGAACGGGCGGTGCAGCTGAGCTTTGTCCTCGAAGAGGAGGGCGTGGCCCGCGAGGCCGCCGAGCGCTGGCGGGAGCTTGCCCCGGAGCGGGTCGAGGCCCATCAGCTGCTCGGCCTGCTGGCCCTGCGCAGGGGTGACGAGACTGCCGCGCGCGAAGAGCTGGAGAAGACCATCGAGCGCTGGCCGGGGACAGCGGGACAGGCCTTCCTGCAGCTCGGCATGCTCCTCGGGCATGGGGCCGACGCCGAAGCGGCTGCACGCGTGCTGGCCGAGCTGGCCGAGGTCCACGCCGACGTGCCAGAGGCGCACCGGGTTCTGGCCGCGGCGGCGGAGCGGGCCGGCGATGACGACAAGGCGGTGGCGGCGGCCGCGCGGGCCTTCGAGCTCGCGCCAGCGGATCGCGAGGCCGGGGCGACCCTGCTGCGGGTTGCCTTCCAGGCCGGGCACGCCGGCGCCCTGGAGACCGACGACGCGCTGGCGCACCTGGAGCGGGTGCGCGAGACGCAGCCGGCGCTGACGTCGCGCACGGCGCTGCTGGAGGGGCACCTGCTGCGCGAGGCCGGACGACCGGAGGCAGCGCTGGGCGCGTACCAGCGCGGGCTGGAGGCGGACGGCGACGATCAGGACCTCTTATACGGGCGCGGGTTGGTGCGTGCGGAGACCGGGGATGTGGACGGCGCCGTGGAGGATCTGCGTCGGGTCCTCGAGGCAGATCCGGGCGACGCCCACGCCCAGAACGCCCTGGGCTACACCCTGGTCGATGCCGAGCGCGATCTGGCCGAGGCCCGCGAGCTGATCGAGCGCGCGCTGGAGCAGGAGCCGGACAACGCCGCCTTCCTCGACAGCAAGGGCTGGCTGCTCTACCGAGAGGGAGATCCGGAGGCCGCGCTGGACTATCTGCGCCGCGCCTTCGAGAAGGAGCCCCACGGCGAGATCGGTGCCCACCTGGGCGAGGTGCTCTGGGAGCTCGGCGAGCGAGAGCAGGCGCGCCAGGTTTGGCGCCGGGCGCTGGACGCCGAACGCGGCCGACGGGTTCTGGAGCGGACGTTGGAGGATTACGAGGTGGATCTGGATGACGAGTAG
- a CDS encoding helix-turn-helix transcriptional regulator: MRQVLYIDDVAERMGMSRDALRSAVKRGYVPRPGRIGRRWAWDRQEFEGWLSEHLRRTRCA, from the coding sequence ATGAGGCAGGTTCTTTATATCGACGACGTGGCCGAGCGGATGGGGATGTCCCGAGACGCCTTGCGATCCGCGGTCAAACGCGGCTATGTCCCGCGGCCCGGGCGGATCGGTAGACGCTGGGCCTGGGATCGGCAGGAGTTCGAGGGGTGGCTATCGGAGCATCTGCGGCGGACGCGGTGCGCCTAA
- a CDS encoding integrase yields MATIIKRGKRWQAQIRRQGYPPLVKSFPTKADAQRWVRDQESEMDRGEWIDTREAARTTLAEALDRYQREVIPRKKSQSQERGRIRLWLRSGLAPYALINLRGSDVARWRDDRLEDVSSGTVRRDLALLSHLYTVARSEWRMEGLRDPTESIWWPSPGQARDRRLQPEEERRLREHATPQFDALLTVALETGMRRGEIAAMRWADVNLRARVVRVPDSKTNEPREVPLSRAAVAALESIPRRIDGAVWPWCADGIGSAWKRLRRAAEVEGFTFHDLRHEATSRLVESGRFSLTEVSAITGHKSMQTLRRYANHRASDLARKMD; encoded by the coding sequence ATGGCCACCATCATCAAGCGCGGCAAACGCTGGCAAGCACAAATCCGGCGGCAGGGATACCCGCCGCTGGTCAAGTCTTTTCCGACGAAAGCCGACGCGCAACGCTGGGTCCGTGACCAGGAATCGGAAATGGACCGCGGCGAGTGGATCGACACCCGGGAGGCGGCGCGCACCACACTCGCCGAGGCACTGGATCGGTACCAGCGCGAGGTCATCCCGCGCAAGAAATCCCAAAGCCAGGAGCGTGGCAGGATCCGCCTGTGGCTGCGATCCGGCCTAGCGCCTTACGCCCTCATCAACCTGCGCGGCTCCGACGTGGCGCGCTGGCGTGATGATCGCCTGGAGGATGTCTCCTCGGGCACCGTGCGCCGCGATCTAGCCTTGCTCTCACACCTCTACACGGTAGCGCGCAGCGAGTGGCGCATGGAGGGGCTGCGTGATCCCACCGAGTCGATCTGGTGGCCCTCCCCGGGGCAAGCCCGGGATCGCAGGCTCCAGCCGGAGGAGGAGCGCCGGCTGCGTGAGCACGCCACCCCGCAATTCGACGCCCTACTGACCGTGGCGCTGGAGACGGGGATGCGCCGCGGCGAGATCGCCGCGATGCGCTGGGCGGACGTGAATCTGCGCGCCCGGGTAGTGCGCGTGCCGGATTCCAAAACCAACGAACCGCGCGAGGTGCCGCTGTCCAGGGCGGCGGTGGCGGCGCTGGAGTCAATCCCGCGTCGGATCGACGGTGCGGTCTGGCCGTGGTGCGCCGATGGCATCGGCTCGGCCTGGAAGCGTCTGCGCCGGGCGGCCGAGGTCGAGGGCTTTACCTTCCACGACCTGCGCCATGAGGCGACATCGCGGCTGGTCGAGTCGGGCCGGTTTTCGCTCACCGAGGTATCCGCGATCACCGGACACAAGTCGATGCAGACGTTGAGGCGCTACGCGAACCACCGGGCGAGCGACCTGGCGCGCAAGATGGATTAG
- the thyA gene encoding thymidylate synthase, translating into MTDTESTKVVSAHDITYLGLLHRVLHQGEDSSDRTGVGTRSIFGEQLRFDLAEGFPLLTTKSVWWRGLREELFWMLRGQTDLHDLPEDVRKLWSPWAKAGMLGPIYGEQWRHAQGFDQIQYIENMIRTEPHSRRIILSSWRPEAIHLMALPPCHVLMHFRVLGGRLHLQLYQRSCDYFLGGAFNLGAYSLLLSMMAKVTGYPAGVFTWTLGDVHLYHNHLAQARRQLTALAAPAPRVDLEPAASVIDYAEGRAAVELHNYTPAEPIPAPVAV; encoded by the coding sequence ATGACCGACACCGAGAGCACCAAGGTCGTGAGCGCGCACGACATCACCTACCTGGGGCTGCTGCACCGGGTGCTCCACCAGGGCGAAGACTCCTCGGACCGCACCGGCGTCGGGACACGCTCGATCTTCGGGGAGCAGCTTCGATTCGACCTAGCCGAAGGCTTCCCGCTGCTGACCACAAAGAGTGTGTGGTGGCGCGGGCTGCGCGAGGAACTGTTCTGGATGCTGCGCGGGCAGACCGACCTTCACGATCTCCCCGAGGACGTGCGCAAGCTGTGGTCGCCCTGGGCAAAGGCCGGAATGCTCGGGCCGATCTACGGCGAGCAGTGGCGGCACGCCCAGGGCTTCGATCAGATCCAGTACATCGAGAACATGATCCGCACGGAACCCCACTCCCGCCGGATTATCCTCTCGTCCTGGCGCCCGGAGGCGATTCACTTGATGGCCCTGCCGCCGTGCCATGTGCTGATGCACTTCCGCGTGCTCGGCGGCCGGCTGCACTTGCAGCTCTACCAGCGCAGTTGTGACTACTTCCTCGGCGGCGCTTTTAACCTCGGGGCCTACTCACTGCTGCTGTCGATGATGGCCAAGGTGACCGGGTATCCGGCGGGCGTATTCACCTGGACGCTCGGCGACGTGCATCTGTACCACAACCACCTCGCCCAAGCCCGGCGGCAACTGACTGCCCTCGCCGCACCGGCCCCGCGCGTGGACCTGGAACCGGCCGCCTCGGTGATCGACTACGCCGAGGGGCGCGCGGCGGTAGAACTCCACAACTACACCCCGGCCGAGCCAATCCCGGCGCCGGTGGCGGTGTGA
- the pth gene encoding aminoacyl-tRNA hydrolase — MAGREGNFRLIAGLGNPGSKYAGTRHNAGFWLVDELVRRYGGELREESKFRGDCARVLIDGYDCRLVKPMTYMNHSGQAVGALANFFKIPPEAILVAHDEIDLPPGSVRLKRGGGHGGHNGLRHIQSTLGTAEFARLRIGVGHPGHKDQVVPHVLSRPAPDELRLLERAIDDAADEIPRLLAGEWDRACQQLHA; from the coding sequence GTGGCCGGCCGGGAAGGCAATTTCCGGCTCATCGCTGGCCTCGGCAACCCTGGCAGCAAGTACGCTGGAACCCGGCACAATGCCGGGTTCTGGCTTGTTGATGAGCTGGTCCGTCGCTACGGGGGCGAGCTGCGGGAAGAGTCCAAGTTCCGCGGCGATTGTGCCCGTGTGCTCATCGACGGCTACGACTGCCGGCTGGTCAAACCGATGACCTATATGAACCACAGCGGTCAGGCCGTCGGTGCGCTCGCGAACTTCTTCAAGATCCCGCCCGAGGCGATCCTGGTCGCCCACGACGAGATCGACCTGCCACCGGGCAGCGTCCGGCTCAAGCGGGGCGGCGGGCACGGCGGGCACAACGGTCTGCGCCACATCCAGTCGACCCTCGGTACCGCCGAATTCGCCCGGCTGCGCATCGGCGTCGGTCACCCGGGGCACAAGGACCAGGTGGTCCCGCACGTCCTCTCCCGTCCGGCCCCCGACGAGCTGCGCCTGCTCGAACGGGCCATCGACGACGCCGCCGACGAGATACCGCGTCTGCTGGCCGGGGAGTGGGACCGCGCCTGCCAGCAGCTCCACGCCTAG
- a CDS encoding ribose-phosphate diphosphokinase — protein sequence MMVFAGNSNPQLTEAIAAHLKIRLGHAVVGRFSDDEIMVEVNEHVRGKDVFVVQSTCQPANDNLMELLAIVDALRRSSAARVTAVIPYFGYARQDRRPRSQRVPISAKLVADMMQAAGYDRVVTVDLHADQIQGFFNIPVDNVYASPILLGDIWRQLYPRKVVVSPDVGGVVRARAVAKRLDDAELAIIDKRRPRPNESSIMNIIGDVQDKTCIIVDDIVDTAGTLCQAAGALKERGARKVVAYITHPVLSGSAVDKIAASELDELVVSDSIPLGEQAAACPKIRQLSIAEILAETMRRVSNDESVSELFVE from the coding sequence ATGATGGTCTTTGCGGGGAACTCCAACCCGCAACTGACGGAGGCCATTGCTGCCCATCTGAAGATCCGCCTCGGGCACGCGGTGGTCGGCCGTTTCAGCGACGACGAGATCATGGTGGAGGTCAACGAGCACGTCCGCGGCAAGGACGTCTTCGTCGTGCAGTCCACCTGTCAGCCGGCCAACGACAACCTCATGGAGTTGCTGGCGATCGTTGACGCGCTGCGCCGTTCCTCGGCCGCGCGCGTCACCGCGGTGATCCCGTACTTCGGCTACGCCCGGCAGGACCGGCGCCCGCGCTCTCAGCGCGTGCCCATCTCGGCCAAGCTGGTCGCGGACATGATGCAGGCTGCCGGCTACGACCGGGTGGTGACCGTGGATCTGCACGCCGATCAGATTCAGGGGTTCTTCAACATCCCCGTGGACAATGTCTACGCCTCGCCGATCCTGCTCGGTGACATCTGGCGTCAGCTCTACCCGCGCAAGGTGGTGGTCTCGCCGGATGTTGGCGGCGTGGTCCGGGCGCGGGCGGTGGCCAAGCGGCTCGACGATGCCGAGCTGGCCATCATCGACAAGCGCCGTCCACGGCCCAACGAGTCCTCGATCATGAACATCATCGGCGATGTGCAGGACAAGACCTGCATCATCGTCGACGACATCGTGGATACCGCCGGCACCCTTTGCCAGGCTGCCGGCGCCCTCAAGGAGCGGGGCGCACGCAAGGTGGTCGCGTACATCACCCACCCGGTGCTCTCGGGCAGCGCAGTGGATAAGATCGCGGCCTCCGAGCTCGACGAGCTGGTGGTCAGCGACAGCATCCCGCTCGGCGAGCAAGCGGCCGCGTGCCCGAAGATTCGACAACTGAGTATCGCGGAGATCCTCGCCGAGACGATGCGTCGGGTCAGCAACGACGAGTCGGTGAGCGAGCTCTTCGTGGAGTGA
- a CDS encoding HPF/RaiA family ribosome-associated protein, with amino-acid sequence MQIQINPGAGVHVSDALEESIREALGAVDRRFGEQLTRIEVHFQDINGPKGGVNKHCRIEARPRGLDPVLAENTADDAYDAARGAAKRLERVLEGRLGKLADKQRKADRNAERPE; translated from the coding sequence ATGCAGATTCAGATCAATCCTGGCGCCGGCGTGCACGTCTCAGACGCGCTGGAAGAAAGCATCCGTGAGGCACTGGGCGCAGTCGACCGGCGCTTCGGGGAGCAGTTGACCCGCATCGAGGTGCACTTCCAGGACATCAACGGCCCCAAGGGCGGGGTCAACAAGCATTGCCGCATCGAGGCCCGCCCCCGTGGGCTGGATCCAGTGCTGGCGGAGAACACCGCCGATGATGCCTACGACGCCGCCCGCGGCGCGGCCAAGAGGCTTGAGCGGGTACTTGAGGGCCGCCTGGGCAAGCTCGCCGACAAGCAGCGCAAGGCCGACCGGAACGCGGAACGGCCGGAGTAA
- the lolB gene encoding lipoprotein insertase outer membrane protein LolB — protein MTSRWGARLLAGLLAVGVLSGCALLVPEDERQAHYEAFLEERAELRDWSVRGRAALRADGEAVSLSLRWQQRGESYTINLSGPFGAGAVRIEGQPGQVTLRDGAGQSATAQSPEDLLAAQTGHRLPVTALRDWIVGRPAAGLGVDELSLDRAGRPDRLEQAGWEVDFQGWTEVDGMDLPSRVDLHSGSTQMRVALSGWSRGDG, from the coding sequence ATGACGAGTAGATGGGGGGCGCGGCTGCTTGCCGGGCTGCTGGCGGTCGGAGTGCTTTCGGGCTGCGCGCTGCTCGTCCCCGAGGACGAGCGGCAGGCGCATTACGAGGCGTTCCTGGAGGAGCGCGCCGAGCTGCGCGACTGGTCGGTGAGGGGGCGCGCCGCCCTGCGTGCCGACGGCGAGGCGGTCAGCCTCTCCCTGCGCTGGCAGCAGCGGGGCGAGTCCTACACCATCAACCTCTCCGGGCCCTTCGGGGCCGGTGCCGTGCGCATCGAAGGCCAGCCGGGTCAGGTGACCCTGCGCGACGGCGCCGGGCAGAGTGCCACGGCGCAGAGCCCGGAGGATCTGCTGGCCGCGCAGACCGGCCACCGGCTGCCGGTGACTGCACTGCGCGACTGGATCGTTGGCCGTCCGGCCGCGGGCCTGGGGGTGGACGAGCTGAGTCTGGATCGCGCCGGTCGGCCGGACCGGCTGGAGCAGGCCGGCTGGGAGGTGGACTTCCAGGGCTGGACCGAAGTGGACGGTATGGACCTGCCCAGCCGCGTGGATCTACATAGTGGCTCGACGCAGATGCGGGTGGCGCTGTCGGGGTGGAGTCGCGGGGATGGCTGA
- a CDS encoding 50S ribosomal protein L25/general stress protein Ctc encodes MTVEMRLDAHPRTETGRGAMRRLRRARRVPGVVYGAGREPQPVALENDQLYRLLEEESFFSTILQVQMGSETEQAIVKDLQRHPFKPLVQHIDLQRVRDDQPITVHVPLHIHGEEQSPGVKKGGVLHHDLLDLEVVCLPKDLPPHIDIDVSSLKVGQAVHISELTLPEGVQSAALQQGEGHDAPVVSVQATRKTRGASSGDEAESSESE; translated from the coding sequence ATGACGGTGGAAATGAGGCTCGACGCGCATCCGCGCACGGAGACCGGCCGCGGCGCCATGCGCCGTCTGCGTCGTGCCCGGCGCGTCCCGGGTGTCGTCTACGGTGCCGGCAGAGAGCCGCAACCGGTGGCGCTCGAGAACGATCAGCTCTACCGGCTGCTCGAGGAGGAGTCCTTCTTCTCCACGATCCTGCAGGTCCAGATGGGCTCTGAGACCGAGCAGGCCATCGTCAAGGATCTGCAGCGCCATCCGTTCAAACCGCTGGTTCAGCACATCGACCTGCAGCGCGTTCGCGATGACCAGCCGATCACCGTGCATGTGCCGCTGCACATCCACGGCGAGGAGCAGTCCCCGGGCGTGAAGAAGGGCGGCGTGCTCCACCACGACCTGCTCGATCTCGAGGTGGTCTGCCTGCCCAAGGATCTGCCGCCGCATATCGATATCGACGTTTCCAGCCTCAAGGTTGGCCAGGCGGTCCACATCAGTGAGCTGACGCTGCCCGAGGGGGTCCAGTCGGCGGCGCTGCAACAGGGCGAGGGGCACGATGCGCCTGTGGTCTCGGTTCAGGCAACTCGTAAGACGCGAGGCGCCAGCAGCGGCGACGAGGCCGAGTCCTCCGAGTCCGAGTAA